In Synergistaceae bacterium, the genomic stretch TGCCACTTTAATGGTCAATTACAAAGAGCTTGTAGAGTTTATCGTCAAACACCTAGTAACGCAGCCTGAGTCAGTCGGCGTTGAAGGCAGTGAAGGCGAAGGCGGAAATAAAATCCTGATTCGGGTTGCCCATGAGGACGTGGGGCGAGTAATCGGGAAGAGGGGAGCAACGATCAACGCTATCCGGCTGTTGGCCAAAGCGGCAGCAGTCAAGGCCGGTGAAAGGGTTGATGTTGACATC encodes the following:
- a CDS encoding KH domain-containing protein, with translation MVNYKELVEFIVKHLVTQPESVGVEGSEGEGGNKILIRVAHEDVGRVIGKRGATINAIRLLAKAAAVKAGERVDVDI